A genome region from Paramisgurnus dabryanus chromosome 12, PD_genome_1.1, whole genome shotgun sequence includes the following:
- the niban1a gene encoding protein Niban 1a: MGLTSSLLDENRSNYLKEQVDTRFNEFAAIYRKQYILAYLSQVQDELEQHKQQHTQLLQQKNPLEPGTILYEENVQVFEDGKKFKHRFVVVRANYVLECHKSYKAFSKGDPPLHRLMPTGGTVFTSEEKYLEMLDQCYPYTSNVKEDLVPSVASMPGNFPVYLRLPYRQDPYFCLYNEEQQTEFVSILSDCIRHQNKDFLKKNTCEVKAFLKALQFYRQEKGQYELWDMLTGSDVRVLSNLIMEDLRPYLDSELEPFLKTKKADRRKIWLATIEAAYFLVSEHLLERLNALKEECKDTAKQQEPVMRSNMDQITSSRAFLEDKLKALVAEPATIYCTEQVRPYLPAVLEEVMVPISLGFTEARELSEGMMEQLCEDFQDSDHKEELHQALFKMSIANLQSCFDKVSGLADHVQELQQTFNYPIKGLQNSTELDIKQLMENVEYTYELLLRKALEDPSINFGMAIQKASSRVLKQYDYDSSTVRKKIFQDALIDITLPSIKKHFAPSFKEELPKFEQHIFADCSNFINVENVYEDILQKILEKEVRLVVNEAASKKKYNLYTESRYNFSVSSTYSTPPDSPGNSKTSPNSQTALPSPLLSNGLTESNSLNDEPETRKVVQSSPKSEMCETKKSETQHSTTPTQNLPAAVPITVKANVEENMLLREESVDDVFNDETVNEKTTKQTETSMNASAETRPELITTTNPAAMVTEALQRALTSKSTEGAKAPSSDFAKAPTAEISPVCIATSCSEVKAEITAPPAGEEDNIGPAAKVEGWINDHCENKKSKYPIAVCLPIQNAEAGTNIADDADDIIKKPSVQNIIDQENDCESQTTSSSPVEEDRPLDCVKAIRDLVVEVFEVEEVIQPPKDNEENVQVEMFEAVV, translated from the exons ATGGGCTTAACGTCCAGTTTACTGGATGAAAACAGATCCAACTACTTAAAAG AGCAAGTGGATACAAGATTTAATGAGTTTGCAGCGATTTATAGAAAACAATATATTCTGGCCTACCTGTCCCAGGTTCAAGATGAACTCGAGCAACACAAACAGCAACACACACAGCTCCTCCAACAAAAG AATCCTCTAGAACCAGGAACAATTTTATATGAAGAGAATGTTCAGGTCTTTGAGGATGGCAAAAAGTTTAAGCACAGATTCGTTGTGGTGCGAGCCAATTATGTCCTGGAGTGCCACAAAAGTTACAAG GCATTCAGTAAAGGTGACCCTCCGTTGCACAGACTCATGCCTACAGGGGGCACCGTTTTCACTTCAGAAGAGAAATACCTGGAAATGCTGGATCAGTGTTACCCTTACACTAGCA ATGTAAAGGAAGATTTAGTTCCCTCTGTGGCGAGCATGCCAGGGAACTTTCCAGTTTATCTAAGACTTCCATACCGTCAGGATCCCTATTTCTGTCTCTACAATGAGGAACAGCAGACAGAATTCGTCTCCATCTTATCTGATTGTATTCGCCACCAGAACAAAG ACTTTCTTAAGAAGAATACGTGTGAAGTTAAAGCTTTCCTGAAAGCTCTTCAGTTCTACAGGCAGGAGAAAGGCCAGTATGAATTATGGGACATGCTCACCGGCAGTGATGTGCGG GTACTTTCTAATCTAATCATGGAGGACCTAAGGCCCTATCTGGACTCAGAATTAGAGCCATTTCTGAAGACCAAGAAGGCAGACAGAAGAAAAATCTGGCTTGCG ACAATAGAAGCGGCTTATTTTCTGGTGAGTGAACATCTACTGGAGAGGCTGAATGCATTGAAGGAGGAATGCAAAGACACGGCGAAACAGCAAGAGCCTGTAATGCGCTCCAATATGGACCAGATCACCAGCTCTAGAGCTTTTCTGGAAGATAAACTTAAAG CTTTAGTTGCTGAGCCAGCGACAATATACTGCACAGAGCAGGTGAGGCCTTACCTGCCAGCCGTTTTGGAGGAAGTGATGGTACCCATAAGCCTGGGTTTCACAGAGGCTCGGGAGCTGAGTGAGGGCATGATGGAACAGCTTTGTGAGGACTTCCAGGACTCCGATCATAAAGAGGAACTCCATCAG GCTCTGTTTAAGATGAGTATAGCTAATTTACAGAGCTGTTTTGACAAAGTGAGCGGATTGGCAGATCACGTCCAAGAACTGCAGCAAACCTTCAACTACCCCATTAAAGGTCTGCAGAACAGCACAGAGTTAGACATTAAACAG TTGATGGAGAATGTAGAGTACACCTATGAACTGCTCCTGAGAAAGGCTCTGGAGGATCCATCCATCAACTTTGGGATGGCCATACAGAAAGCTTCAAGCAGGGTTCTGAAG CAATATGACTATGATAGCAGCACAGTGCGAAAGAAGATCTTTCAAGACGCTTTGATCGACATTACTCTACCCAGCATCAAGAAACATTTTGCCCCATCCTTTAAAGAG GAACTACCAAAATTCGAGCAACACATATTTGCAGATTGTTCAAACTTCATCAATGTGGAAAACGTGTATGAGGACATTCTGCAAAAGATACTGGAAAAGGAAGTCCGCTTGG TGGTCAATGAGGCAGCCAGCAAAAAGAAGTACAACCTGTACACAGAGAGCAGATACAATTTCAGTGTCTCCAGCACTTATTCAACTCCACCCGACAGCCCAGGCAACTCAAAGACATCCCCAAATTCCCAAACAGCCTTGCCATCCCCATTGCTGAGCAATGGCCTGACAGAGAGCAATTCCTTAAACGACGAACCAGAGACGAGGAAGGTCGTTCAGTCATCCCCAAAGTCCGAAATGTGTGAAACTAAAAAGTCAGAGACTCAGCATAGTACAACACCAACCCAGAACCTGCCTGCTGCTGTACCCATTACTGTTAAAGCGAATGTGGAAGAGAATATGCTGCTCCGGGAGGAAAGCGTTGATGACGTGTTTAATGATGAAACGGTAAACGAAAAAACAACCAAACAGACAGAAACTTCTATGAACGCTTCGGCTGAGACCAGACCTGAACTCATAACTACCACAAACCCTGCTGCGATGGTAACCGAAGCCCTACAGCGTGCGCTTACTTCTAAATCAACAGAAGGAGCTAAGGCACCTTCTTCAGACTTTGCTAAAGCACCAACAGCTGAAATCAGCCCAGTTTGCATTGCAACCTCTTGTTCTGAGGTTAAGGCTGAAAtcacagcaccccctgctggAGAGGAAGACAACATCGGACCAGCTGCAAAGGTAGAGGGGTGGATAAATGATCATTGCGAGAACAAAAAAAGCAAATATCCAATTGCGGTGTGTTTACCTATCCAAAACGCAGAGGCAGGGACTAACATAGCAGATGATGCAGATGACATCATCAAAAAACCATCAGTCCAAAATATCATAGATCAAGAGAACGACTGTGAGTCTCAGACAACATCATCATCCCCAGTGGAAGAAGACAGACCACTGGACTGTGTGAAGGCCATTCGGGACCTTGTAGTGGAGGTCTTTGAAGTAGAGGAGGTTATTCAGCCTCCTAAAGACAATGAGGAAAACGTTCAAGTTGAGATGTTTGAGGCTGTAGTTTAA